The genomic stretch GTTAGATCTTTCTTCATATTGCTTATTCAGATTAGTATGACATTCTGATTGATAATGGCCATACTTATGACATCTATAACATTCAATATTGGACTTATCTGCTGATTTATGTTTATAAGTTGTTGAGTgattacctcctcttcctcttccacgAGATTGATTTTCTTGGTAATGGTGGCGTTGTTGTTGGCTATCACGATAATTACTTCCTCTTGCTTTGAATTTTCCTCTTCCTTGCCTTCTATCTCCTCTTTGTGTTGACTGATTTTCTGTTGAAACTTTCAATGCTTGCTCCTCTTTGTCTTGTTGGGTGAGTTTTTGTTCATGAACCAACAATGAACTCTGCAACTCATCAATTGTAAGTTTATCAATATCTTTTGACTCTTCTATTGAACaaacaacaaaattaaattttggtgtcATTGATCGAAGAATCTTCTCAACAATGGTGACGTCTTGCATTTTTTCACCATATATCCTCATTTTGTTGGCAATTGTCATGGTTCTTGCAAAAAAATCTAAAACAGATTCCCCAGACTTCATGCGTAAAGTCTCGAATTCTGTCCGAAGACCTTGAAGCTGCACCCTCTTAGCCTTGGCATTCCCTTGATACTTCTTCTTCATGCAATCCCAAATATCCTTGGATGTTTCTTTGCTAAGAATTGTCTCCAAGGTTGCTCGATCTATGGCTTGGAAAAAATAGTTCTTTGCCTTGAGATCCTTCAGCTTCAATGCATCTAATTCCGTTTTTTGTGCACTTGTTAGTACTTCTCTAGTTGCTGGTTCTGCTACTCCAGATTCAACAACCTGCCAATACTCCTTGGATCTCAAAAAATTCTCCATTAACATGCTCCAATGGTCATAGTGACCATCAAAGCGAGGAATTGCTGGTTGAACAAAGTTGTCAGACATCATAATAATATACTGCTGCTGCAGAAAAAACTCAAACTCAACCCTTTTTTTTTCTCACAAAAATATTCACACAACTCAACCTCTCTTTTTTTAATGGCGGACCAGTTctccaacctggctctgataccagtgTTAACAAGACAAGAGGAACGTAAGACACTAAACAAAGGCTTCTACTTTGCATAAAAGATTTTATTACATATTCAGAAAGAAGAACCAGAGCCTATTTATAGGCTTTTACAGTAGAATATTTCATCCACTATCTCCTAATTAATAGGATCACACTAAAACTAATCGATAAGCAAAAGACTCAAACAAAACCAAAAGACTCGGACAaatgataaaattttttttaatcttatcaGATAGAACTATAGTTCCCTTGAGGCCAGCTAAGGGGTGTTAATAGTTCTGCAAGTAAATTAGAATTTTCTCTTGCTTTTTGAACTTAGCAAGGataaacaattaattaaagcAAATAATTAacgtaaaagaaaaaaattaagaataagTAAGAAGGCcaaagtttacttggttacaacctaattggttgttaatccaaggcaataaAAGCACTAAAAGAATCTCCTTCGTTGTAGGCGGAGAaatctcttacactctttgaaagctcagaaaatAATTGAGAATTGATTACACaagttgttgtttaattcctagccCTAGGGGGCTTATTATAACCTCCGAGGAAAAGTTACCGttacttggaggtgcctccaagaagataaacttttatcctctTCTCAACGGTAGCCTAACGACTATTgaatggtcgaaggcgccttcaatgtgcaGGCACCTTCGCACCTCTTAGGGTGCCTTCACGCCCTTTCATCTGAGGCGCCTCTTATTCTTTTGAGGCACCTTCGCGCCTTACAGCTCCCGTCCTGGCACCCGAGGTGCCCTCAAACACAGAAGAGGCGCCTTGGGTCTTCAAGATCAACCTCCAAGTTGATCTTCTTCGATCCCGCTCGCTTGGATGATGCTTTGATCGtcgctcacccgaacccaactccgacctcctcgagcagacttcatCCCCGGCTTTTCGTCCCTTGAATGTCGCACACATCCTTTTCGTCCaccgtactcttctgcagcacctcgtctctcggatcACCGAGTTTGTTGACTCTCTTCCAGTGTCACCCTTCTCGCTTACTGCATTTTCCGCTCggcttcttatgttcctaagctcctgcatactcagacacaaggcatcaaacacaacatgacctaacttgacttgcttgaccatatcaaaaccaaCCCATGGTACTTACAAgaacaaaaaattattttctattctTCTTTTTTCTGCAATTCAGACTTTTTGTTATTGTCTCAGACAATTTGTTAGGATTTGGTACATTCCTGGTACATGTCACCCACCAAACCTTGTTTTAGTTGTAAATCTGCATACATATTTGGTTGCAAGGACAAGAATTAGAGAGGCACAACTATATAGCACAACAAATTCCAATCTGGCAAATTCTATTGTGGTGCTTAAAATAAAAGGGTTGCAAATATTCACCGCCGTTCTTTCTTTTTTAACGAACTCCGACATTTCAGAATTCTCCATTACGACAGACATTGTATCACAATGACTTCACTTGAACAGAAAAATTTTCACCCAAAACACTCAACTAAGATTTGTGTTATTTGACTAGCGCAAACCTTTCAAAACACTCATTTTTGTATCAACATGCAATTTTTTGATACTGCAAGACAAACAAACTGTGGTTATTGGCTATGTAGTAGTGAATTGCTCTTGTAACATGGCTCTTGCTACCTTGTGATCAACTTTCTAGGGAAAACCAATTCTTGATTATAACAATGTTTAAGTCTCATACTAATTCTGGATCTGAGGAATGACCTGATTGTCCCCTCCGCCTTCCTCTTGTTGCTACTTGTTGGTGTTGTCTTTCAGTGTCCCTCCTCACACTTTGACCAGATGATACTTGTGGCAATAGAACTCCTGTCTTTTGGCTCTGTCCTGAGGAAATGAATAACAGTGCTTAATATATCATCAtggttaaaattctgttttgctTGTAGTATGTGATCTAAATAAGATCTCTAAGAACTCAAAttcttttatcaattttaactatGCATTCCTTTTGACCTTGGAAATGATTCAACACATATTTTCTCATAGCACATAGGAGAAAATAGAGTGCAAAAGAGAGTATATGTTACCTAATGTTTGCTTATTCACCTTTCCATTGAGTCGTCTCGGCGATGCTTTCTTTCTCGTATCCGGGGAACTCTGCAGGGACAATTTAACTGAATCACTAGAGTGTGAGAGTGCATCATCTAGAATTCCATTGAATGCATTCTCATCTCCACAAATGGATGCCCCCTCACTTCCAGATTCAGATGTCCTATCCTTCATATTTGCACCAGTCTTCTCCCTTTCCAGGACTCTATAAGCATACATTTGAAATGGAACATCCCAGACTCTGGGATCATCTCTCCTTGCCCAGCTTGAGACAATCTTGGAAAGGCTACTCTCGAGGTCGAAATAATCAACAGGCGGTGTAGGCGGCTCTGGCTGGCTTTGATCTGGATTCAAAACTAAGAACCGTTTGATGTATCGGAGCACTCTACAAATCGAAGTGAAGCTCGGTCGTTGCACTGGATCAGAGTGCCAACATCTTCTTGTCAAGTTTGCGAGGTACTTGGGGCATTGTGATGGAAAGAGTGGCCTCTCACCAGCCCTGATGTTCTTGCTCATCTTATCACCTTGAAGGTGGTTGTCCTCAAAGGGAACCTTCCCTGTCAAAAGCTCAAAGCATATCATCCCAAAGCTATAGACATCAGCCTTATCTGTCAAACTCAAACAATTGCCGGACTGCTGCTCCGCCAGGACCTCCGGCGAATGCCAGATGCATGGATTTGTGATAGCCTTGGAGTTCTTCGTCGGCGAGAGCCCGAAACCGGTGATCTTCGCATGCAAAAATCCATCAGGGGAAGAATTCCTGGCCTTCACCAAGACGTTGAAAGGATTCAAGTCACCGTGATAAATCTTTTTGGAGTGGAGGTACTCCATTCCTCTTGCAATCTGAAGCATCGTATCCACCGCCAGCAGCTGAGGGAACGGCACCTTTTTCCTCGAGGAAGATGTCTCTCTTATGTGACTGGAGAGATCCTTGTTCATGAGCTCCATCACCATGAAGCACTCTCTCTTCTCTTCGTCGGCGAAGGAGTACAAATACTGCATCACATTCGGGTGGGCAACCGATGACAGGACCGAGATACAGTTCATCAGTGCATCAACATCACCGATGACATGCTTCACCGCGTAACTGTTGCCCATCCACTGCACCTCCTTGTAGTTACTCCCGGCTCCAAATCTTCGCCGGACTTGGTAATCCGGCGAACTAAGCAGGACCGAGCTGGGGAAAAGCTGGCTTCTGGGGCCAATGAGGAGCTCAGCGAACTTGTTCTCCTGTTTCGTGAGAGGGCTCGCGGCGGAAATTCTCCTCTCGGCTATGGTTTCTGAGAGGATCCATGAGTCCTCTTTCGAAGCAGAGTCGAGTCTGTTGCAGAAATCTTGCGAGGTCAAGTATGACTTCCCCAGCTTCTGCTGGAACAGCTTGGGATCCATCCATTCCCTCTCGTACTTCTTGGAGAAGACGAGCCGCTTCTTGTGGAGCTCGTCGTGGTCGGCGCTCTCCGTGGCGTTCTCGATGGCCTCGAGGACGACGGGCACGCACCAGAGCAAGTTGTGGAGGTGGAGCTCGACGCAGTCGGTGTTGCGGTGGTGCGAGATGGCCTTGCTCCACCAGTCGCCGGGCTCCAAGCAATGCCGGACGTACTGCTCGCCCTCGCAGAAGACGCGGTGGAGCTCCTTCAGCGGGTGCTCTAGAGCGCGCCACTTGGCCGCCGTCTTCTCCGCGAAGCAGAAGTGGGTCCGGAGTTCTTCCGCGACGCTGTCGAAGGCGAGGCCGAAGGCGTCGACAAGCAAGCAGCACTGCCGGCGGTTGACCTGTATCTCGTCTTGAAAAACCATAAGAGCCTTGAGACTGCCGATCACCTCCCCGACCTTCCGGAACTGCTCCATCTCCGCCCTCCTCTTTCCCTCCTGCTCGACTGCCGACCACAAAAAAATCGAACTCGATGATTTCACGACgaacgaaaaagaaaagaaaatccccgtctttagcttttcctttatcaaaAATCGATCTTTATaagaaaaatcaaattcaaactagCGGAATAGAATCTCGCCGGCGATGCTTTAGACTTTTTGGCCATCAATAACGAGGAATGATTTCCATTTTGGGAACAATTTAAGAAGCCACACCAAATCACACCAATCAGATTGAAAGCCGTTAATCTGATCCTCGATCGAATAGAGCAACAATGAATACCTGATCGGAGCAAGAGGGGCTCGGAGACTCTTCGTGCCGCCCTTGAAGAAGAGGGATTCGAGCAAGATGCGTACACTCGAAGACGAAGAAGCAGAGCTGTTGTTCGTTGATTCTCTTAACGTTTTCTCTACGCTCTGCTTATTTTACGTTCATATCCCTTTCTTAAAATGTCCAACTCTGaatgatttattaattatttattactcCAGATATTGCAGTTTATTTTACGTTAAAATTTGAAGATGAAAATAGAAAAACTTCGAAGGATccaaagataaaaataaaaagaacaatcgaatagcTGATCCTCTCCTCCGTAATTTTTAGAGCATCTcccatgtaattttttttaacaggTTTGTAAAGTTGAAAAAATTCAACAAAAAAGTTTTAATGAGTGGAGACATAAGTTTTGaggtttttattttaagaaaGGTTTAATATTTTAAAcctgttttttttcttttgaagatgaagccattaatcattgaaaaattaatattatatgtttgatttttttaaaatcattaaatattttatttaatagttaaattatacatttttcttttgaaaataaatatatttgataagttaaaaaaaaaatacaaatgactataattaaattaaaattcataagttaattaaatattaaataaaaattacaaattaaattaaattaaaaaccataagtttattaatttattaattaaaaattacaaataaattaatttaaagatgagaattaaataaaatattaagtaaaaattatatagagatattaaatgaaaaaataaaaataaaaatgtatgatTTGTAATGTAGGACCCACAAAAAAAGTTGTATGGAGATTTTTTGATTGTGGAGAGAATAATAGGTTTTTCTATTTTGGATGTGGCATTGATGTGACATATTAGAAACTAAAAAAAAAGCTTACGAAGAAGTTTAATTATTGGAGATGCCCTTAGCCCCTTAATTTATACATTGGAATTTGATCCAAATTGATTGCCATCTCTCTGGAATTTACCTTCTCATCCATTTTCTATCTTGAATCAGATTATAATCTAGATGGGAAGATGAATCCGAGAGAAATCGTCAATTTTAGCCTAATTTTAACCACGATCCAATGTGTAAATTACGTAAGGACCAAGAGGGGATCAGAGATTGTAAACTAAAGGATCTGTCCTCCAGCCAATCAAACATCCTCATGgttaataaagaaaaagaatcTTATGGTCTACTTTTTATGAACCAAGAGATTGTCCACAATGTAATTAATTACGATCATAATTAGATTGTACTAGTTGGGATCTCTCTCAATATTCATCTTtctatccaaattataatttagatcaGGTAGATGCTCGGAGGTTGCTGAAGGCGCTGGCGATAGGTAGGTGACTGGACTGTTGGGCGGCGAGCAAGGAGCAGCTCTTGATCTAAATTATAATCTAAAAGAAAAGATGAACTCTTATAGGGATGACAATTCATTGAGGGTGTGATTCGATTGTAATTTTATTatggattaaaaaaataaataaataaaacagtaGTTCAGACGATCTGGAATGGTAAAGAAAAGAAGGGAATATTTTGCATTTGGAGTTGTCAACAAAGATCTTCCCATATTATTTCCGATTTAGAATTATTTATATTCTATTATTCATATTAAAAATTGTATAAGAAAAATCGCACGCTGCCACGTGGAACTCGCATGTACAATTGGGTCGGGTTTGGCAACTGGCGGTCCACCCACTCCTTCTATACGGCCACCTTTAGATAAAGTTTGTTGCACGCCTAATCATTTAATTTCTTCCCCtttattgataaatatatattttgttttgtttaaaaataataataataataataattgttatTGGTGTTAAAATGGTGAGAGGCCCCCTCGCTTCCGCGTTAAGAAAACTCTAACAGAGAGCATAATAACACATTGCATTAATTGTGATTTATGTGAATGGATGTATGGTTTTGTGACTATGTCCTTATCTTCCCTAATTAGGTTCAATTGACTGATTTGTGGGGTGCAATTATGGTCAGGTAGGTGTGGTTTGTGTGGTGCCATTATAGTTAAGAAGGTAAGTTTGATGGACATGATCTATTTCACATAATTTAAAGACGAACTACGAAAGAtgtctaatataaatataattattttttactataattttaacctataacaacatacctatttgatcaCCCACTAACAATGTTGTTTTCTGGAAGGGAAATCTTTGCTGTGAAAATTATGATTAGTTgatcttcttcatctcttttcaAATTACTCTACCATAGTCAAATCCTTAGTTCCTTGTTCTAGGTGCCAAGATCCTCTCTTGCTTCACCTCCTTCAATCCCGTTCAGGTCCAACATTAGTGAATTTAAGAAGTCAATAAAGTTCTGCAACTAGATATTTTGACAAAACGATGTCATGCTTCTTGGAATTCTTAAAGTAATCAAAACAGAGTCGGATGCCTTGCTCAAAGGGTTGCCAAAACGTGAAGACTAGTTCAGCTCTATCAGTCAGTGATGAATATAATTTACTCTCAAATTACTCTTCAGCCGCCCAAATGGCACAAACTGAGTCTTCTGACTTATGTTTCAAATTATTAAACTAGCGTATAAATCGATAGAATAATGACTTAAATATTAGTAATGCAGACAGATATAGATAGTGTACAGCAGTACAGTCAATTGGATTTAGTCATCCTATTGAATCAATAATATACTATCCTACATTTGTCCCAGGATATAATCATCGAATTTGTTATAGAATTAAATAAGAATCGAATCATGATAAAAATTAAAGAATTATTTTTTCATATGATGATTAATTTTGATTTCTTAATTTACTCCCTTTTCATAAGATGGGGGCAGTCGTGAGAGGTCATTAGGATGTCAAATTTCATCGTTGATAGAATGTACTACTGTATATTTGACTTACCAATATTAGTTAAGATTGAAGGATATGAAATTAGTATTTTGCACTTGGGGCTCTTGTAACAATTAGGTTATCAAATGATTGAATTCCAATTGTAAGGCACATCATAAAGACTTTCTTTGAGTGAGACTTTAAATTTATGAATTTAGATGAGCCTATatgaatattttctaatttaacttgatAGTCGGTGGAAAATTTTATGATAAATGTGAATGAAAGAAAATGGCGTGTCTTTGCTATATATATTATTGGGTTTCCAATTGAAGTTGCATGA from Zingiber officinale cultivar Zhangliang chromosome 5B, Zo_v1.1, whole genome shotgun sequence encodes the following:
- the LOC121984121 gene encoding mitogen-activated protein kinase kinase kinase 7-like isoform X1 translates to MEQFRKVGEVIGSLKALMVFQDEIQVNRRQCCLLVDAFGLAFDSVAEELRTHFCFAEKTAAKWRALEHPLKELHRVFCEGEQYVRHCLEPGDWWSKAISHHRNTDCVELHLHNLLWCVPVVLEAIENATESADHDELHKKRLVFSKKYEREWMDPKLFQQKLGKSYLTSQDFCNRLDSASKEDSWILSETIAERRISAASPLTKQENKFAELLIGPRSQLFPSSVLLSSPDYQVRRRFGAGSNYKEVQWMGNSYAVKHVIGDVDALMNCISVLSSVAHPNVMQYLYSFADEEKRECFMVMELMNKDLSSHIRETSSSRKKVPFPQLLAVDTMLQIARGMEYLHSKKIYHGDLNPFNVLVKARNSSPDGFLHAKITGFGLSPTKNSKAITNPCIWHSPEVLAEQQSGNCLSLTDKADVYSFGMICFELLTGKVPFEDNHLQGDKMSKNIRAGERPLFPSQCPKYLANLTRRCWHSDPVQRPSFTSICRVLRYIKRFLVLNPDQSQPEPPTPPVDYFDLESSLSKIVSSWARRDDPRVWDVPFQMYAYRVLEREKTGANMKDRTSESGSEGASICGDENAFNGILDDALSHSSDSVKLSLQSSPDTRKKASPRRLNGKVNKQTLGQSQKTGVLLPQVSSGQSVRRDTERQHQQVATRGRRRGQSDLQLKQGLVGDMYQECTKS
- the LOC121984121 gene encoding mitogen-activated protein kinase kinase kinase 7-like isoform X2 — protein: MEQFRKVGEVIGSLKALMVFQDEIQVNRRQCCLLVDAFGLAFDSVAEELRTHFCFAEKTAAKWRALEHPLKELHRVFCEGEQYVRHCLEPGDWWSKAISHHRNTDCVELHLHNLLWCVPVVLEAIENATESADHDELHKKRLVFSKKYEREWMDPKLFQQKLGKSYLTSQDFCNRLDSASKEDSWILSETIAERRISAASPLTKQENKFAELLIGPRSQLFPSSVLLSSPDYQVRRRFGAGSNYKEVQWMGNSYAVKHVIGDVDALMNCISVLSSVAHPNVMQYLYSFADEEKRECFMVMELMNKDLSSHIRETSSSRKKVPFPQLLAVDTMLQIARGMEYLHSKKIYHGDLNPFNVLVKARNSSPDGFLHAKITGFGLSPTKNSKAITNPCIWHSPEVLAEQQSGNCLSLTDKADVYSFGMICFELLTGKVPFEDNHLQGDKMSKNIRAGERPLFPSQCPKYLANLTRRCWHSDPVQRPSFTSICRVLRYIKRFLVLNPDQSQPEPPTPPVDYFDLESSLSKIVSSWARRDDPRVWDVPFQMYAYRVLEREKTGANMKDRTSESGSEGASICGDENAFNGILDDALSHSSDSVKLSLQSSPDTRKKASPRRLNGKVNKQTLGQSQKTGVLLPQVSSGQSVRRDTERQHQQVATRGRRRGQSGHSSDPELV
- the LOC121984121 gene encoding mitogen-activated protein kinase kinase kinase 7-like isoform X3; this encodes MEQFRKVGEVIGSLKALMVFQDEIQVNRRQCCLLVDAFGLAFDSVAEELRTHFCFAEKTAAKWRALEHPLKELHRVFCEGEQYVRHCLEPGDWWSKAISHHRNTDCVELHLHNLLWCVPVVLEAIENATESADHDELHKKRLVFSKKYEREWMDPKLFQQKLGKSYLTSQDFCNRLDSASKEDSWILSETIAERRISAASPLTKQENKFAELLIGPRSQLFPSSVLLSSPDYQVRRRFGAGSNYKEVQWMGNSYAVKHVIGDVDALMNCISVLSSVAHPNVMQYLYSFADEEKRECFMVMELMNKDLSSHIRETSSSRKKVPFPQLLAVDTMLQIARGMEYLHSKKIYHGDLNPFNVLVKARNSSPDGFLHAKITGFGLSPTKNSKAITNPCIWHSPEVLAEQQSGNCLSLTDKADVYSFGMICFELLTGKVPFEDNHLQGDKMSKNIRAGERPLFPSQCPKYLANLTRRCWHSDPVQRPSFTSICRVLRYIKRFLVLNPDQSQPEPPTPPVDYFDLESSLSKIVSSWARRDDPRVWDVPFQMYAYRVLEREKTGANMKDRTSESGSEGASICGDENAFNGILDDALSHSSDSVKLSLQSSPDTRKKASPRRLNGKVNKQTLEPKDRSSIATSIIWSKCEEGH
- the LOC121984121 gene encoding fibroblast growth factor receptor 1-like isoform X4, which translates into the protein MEQFRKVGEVIGSLKALMVFQDEIQVNRRQCCLLVDAFGLAFDSVAEELRTHFCFAEKTAAKWRALEHPLKELHRVFCEGEQYVRHCLEPGDWWSKAISHHRNTDCVELHLHNLLWCVPVVLEAIENATESADHDELHKKRLVFSKKYEREWMDPKLFQQKLGKSYLTSQDFCNRLDSASKEDSWILSETIAERRISAASPLTKQENKFAELLIGPRSQLFPSSVLLSSPDYQVRRRFGAGSNYKEVQWMGNSYAVKHVIGDVDALMNCISVLSSVAHPNVMQYLYSFADEEKRECFMVMELMNKDLSSHIRETSSSRKKVPFPQLLAVDTMLQIARGMEYLHSKKIYHGDLNPFNVLVKARNSSPDGFLHAKITGFGLSPTKNSKAITNPCIWHSPEVLAEQQSGNCLSLTDKADVYSFGMICFELLTGKVPFEDNHLQGDKMSKNIRAGERPLFPSQCPKYLANLTRRCWHSDPVQRPSFTSICRVLRYIKRFLVLNPDQSQPEPPTPPVDYFDLESSLSKIVSSWARRDDPRVWDVPFQMYAYRVLEREKTGANMKDRTSESGSEGASICGDENAFNGILDDALSHSSDSVKLSLQSSPDTRKKASPRRLNGKDRAKRQEFYCHKYHLVKV